From Triticum urartu cultivar G1812 chromosome 2, Tu2.1, whole genome shotgun sequence, a single genomic window includes:
- the LOC125539767 gene encoding protein FD-like gives MSWEEPGSPQLSLSGFSSLASISSTAAPPARLPSLSLSIGTGGEDQQPGVSSDDGHKSVRAMKNRESALRSRARKRAYTQELEKEVRRLVEDNLKLKRQCKQLQSEIAALTAQQASSKQSSPHRRTSSTQF, from the exons ATGTCGTGGGAGGAGCCCGGCAGCCCGCAGCTGAGCCTGAGCGGCTTCAGCTCCCTCGCCTCCATCTCCAGCACCGCCGCTCCGCCCGCCCGCCTGCCCTCCCTCTCCCTCAGCATCGGCACCGGCGGGGAGGACCAGCAGCCGGGCGTCAGCAGCGACGACGGCCACAAGAGCGTCCGGGCGATGAAGAACCGGGAGTCGGCGCTGCGGTCCAGGGCCAGGAAGAGAGCCTACACGCAGGAGCTCGAGAAGGAGGTCCGCCGGCTCGTCGAGGACAACCTCAAGCTCAAGAGACAGTGCAAACAG CTTCAGTCGGAGATTGCCGCGCTCACCGCCCAGCAGGCAAGCAGCAAGCAGAGCAGCCCGCACCGGAGAACTTCGTCCACTCAGTTCTAG
- the LOC125534118 gene encoding uncharacterized protein LOC125534118, producing the protein MAKAQVVARITVEVAPSIIRRRRRGIPLTVLDTIAEEEKEAAAVAAMAPHHRNNATAGRYGAGDTTGSSAHAGAEKGKRCVGGSNGPSEHGEERLAPAKARCSKIAA; encoded by the coding sequence ATGGCCAAGGCCCAGGTCGTCGCCCGGATCACCGTCGAGGTCGCGCCGTCCATCATCAGGCGCCGCCGGCGCGGAATCCCGTTGACGGTGCTGGACACGATAGccgaggaggagaaggaggcggCCGCAGTCGCTGCCATGGCGCCTCACCACCGCAACAATGCGACAGCCGGCCGCTACGGCGCCGGGGACACCACTGGCTCCTCGGCGCACGCCGGTGCCGAGAAGGGGAAGCGGTGCGTCGGCGGGAGCAACGGCCCCTCGGAGCACGGGGAGGAGCGGCTCGCGCCGGCCAAAGCGCGGTGCTCAAAGATCGCCGCGTGA